The Papio anubis isolate 15944 chromosome 1, Panubis1.0, whole genome shotgun sequence genome window below encodes:
- the S100A13 gene encoding protein S100-A13 isoform X2, with translation MAAEPLTELEESIETVVTTFFTFARQEGRKDSLSINEFKELVTQQLPHLLKDVGSLDEKMKSLDVNQDSELKFNEYWRLIGELAKEIRKKKDLKIRKK, from the exons ATGGCAGCAGAACCACTGACAGAGCTAGAGGAGTCCATTGAGACCGTGGTCACCACCTTCTTCACCTTTGCTAGGCAGGAGGGCCGGAAGGATAGCCTCAGCATCAACGAGTTCAAGGAGCTGGTTACCCAGCAGTTGCCCCATCTGCTCAAG GATGTGGGCTCTCTTGATGAGAAGATGAAGAGTTTGGATGTGAATCAGGACTCAGAGCTTAAGTTCAATGAGTACTGGAGACTGATTGGGGAGCTGGCCAAGGAAATCAGGAAGAAGAAGGACCTGAAGATCAGGAAGAAGTAA
- the S100A14 gene encoding protein S100-A14, with translation MGQCRSANAEDAQEFSDVERAIETLIKNFHQYSVEGGKETLTPSELRDLVTQQLPHLMPSNCGLEEKIANLGSCNDSKLEFGSFWELIGEAAKSVKPERPVRGR, from the exons ATGGGACAGTGTCGGTCAGCCAACGCAGAG GATGCTCAGGAATTCAGTGACGTGGAGAGGGCCATTGAGACCCTCATCAAGAACTTCCACCAGTACTCcgtggagggtgggaaggagacGCTGACCCCCTCTGAGCTACGGGACCTGGTCACCCAGCAGCTGCCCCACCTCATGCCG AGCAACTGTGGCCTGGAAGAGAAAATTGCCAACCTGGGCAGCTGCAATGACTCTAAACTGGAGTTCGGGAGTTTCTGGGAGCTGATTGGAGAAGCGGCTAAGAGTGTGAAGCCAGAGAGGCCTGTCCGGGGGCGCTGA